From a single Sphingobacteriales bacterium genomic region:
- a CDS encoding UDP-N-acetylmuramoyl-L-alanyl-D-glutamate--2,6-diaminopimelate ligase, with amino-acid sequence MKTIQDIFRTTDFRLIKGNLQQEIKGLAFDSRKVEEGFAFFAIRGTQTDGHQYVNQAISKGASLIVAEETDKNWEAGAIIQVADSNLALSLASSAFYDFPSEKLNLIGVTGTNGKTTTVTLLYHLFKGLGYSCGLISTIRVLINDKEYPATHTTPDPVQLNSFFRQMADENCSFAFMEVSSHAIAQKRINGLAFKGGIFTNITHDHLDYHLTFRNYLETKKKFFDNLDKTAFSLVNADDRNSKFILQNTLSVKKTFGLKSPADFKAKIIENSMNGLHLKIDDSDFYSEKPGVFNAYNLLGVYAAAVMCGEDKYKILELLSRPVDVDGRFQLVFKNPQYRGIVDYAHTPDALENVLKTISNAREKTQKIITVFGCGGNRDKTKRPEMGKISVIYSDKVIVTSDNPRDEDPQDIINNILEGIPSGEMEKVLVIADREQAIKTACMLAQSGDIILLAGKGHETYQEIKGVKHHFDDREILLKYLKS; translated from the coding sequence TTGAAAACAATACAAGACATATTCAGAACAACCGACTTCCGGCTGATAAAAGGTAATCTGCAGCAGGAAATAAAAGGCCTTGCCTTCGACAGCAGAAAGGTCGAAGAAGGATTTGCTTTTTTCGCCATCAGAGGTACCCAAACGGATGGACATCAATATGTAAATCAGGCAATAAGTAAGGGTGCTTCCCTGATAGTTGCTGAAGAAACAGATAAAAACTGGGAGGCTGGTGCCATCATTCAGGTAGCAGACAGTAACCTTGCTTTATCGCTGGCTTCCTCTGCATTTTATGATTTCCCTTCTGAAAAACTGAATCTGATAGGCGTTACAGGTACTAACGGGAAAACAACCACTGTAACACTTCTGTATCATCTCTTTAAAGGGCTTGGCTATTCCTGCGGATTGATTTCAACTATCCGTGTCTTAATCAACGACAAGGAATATCCGGCTACGCATACGACCCCTGACCCTGTTCAGCTTAATTCATTTTTCAGACAAATGGCCGATGAGAACTGCTCTTTTGCCTTTATGGAAGTGAGCTCACATGCCATAGCCCAAAAAAGAATCAATGGTCTGGCATTCAAAGGAGGAATTTTTACCAACATTACCCACGACCATCTTGATTATCACCTGACATTCAGAAACTATCTCGAAACCAAGAAAAAATTCTTTGATAATCTTGATAAAACAGCCTTTTCGCTCGTAAATGCAGATGACAGAAACAGTAAATTCATCCTTCAGAATACTCTTTCAGTAAAAAAGACATTCGGGCTGAAAAGTCCTGCAGACTTTAAGGCAAAAATCATTGAAAACAGCATGAACGGCCTTCACCTGAAGATAGATGACTCAGACTTTTATTCAGAAAAGCCGGGTGTTTTCAACGCCTATAACCTGCTTGGTGTATATGCTGCAGCCGTTATGTGCGGGGAAGATAAATACAAGATACTCGAATTACTCAGCCGTCCGGTAGATGTTGATGGCAGGTTTCAGCTGGTATTTAAAAACCCGCAGTACAGAGGAATTGTTGATTATGCCCACACGCCCGATGCACTTGAAAATGTATTGAAAACCATCTCCAATGCCAGAGAAAAAACTCAGAAGATTATCACCGTTTTCGGTTGTGGGGGGAACAGAGACAAAACCAAACGGCCTGAAATGGGGAAAATATCGGTTATCTATTCCGATAAGGTCATAGTCACCAGCGATAACCCGCGTGATGAAGATCCACAGGATATCATCAATAACATTCTTGAAGGTATTCCTTCCGGTGAAATGGAAAAAGTTCTGGTCATTGCCGACAGGGAACAAGCCATTAAAACCGCCTGTATGCTTGCTCAGTCAGGAGATATCATCCTGCTGGCAGGAAAAGGACACGAAACCTATCAGGAAATCAAGGGTGTAAAACATCATTTTGATGACAGGGAAATTTTACTGAAATATTTAAAAAGTTAA